In the genome of Triticum urartu cultivar G1812 chromosome 5, Tu2.1, whole genome shotgun sequence, one region contains:
- the LOC125555664 gene encoding cinnamoyl-CoA reductase 1-like: MASSPPSSQPRVCVTGAGGYIASWLVKLLLARGYAVHATVRDPCDPKNACLKQLDKALENLRLFKADMLDYDAVATAFVGCDGVFHLASPVPIDKMVDKEKEMMAPTVNGTMNVLKACSAMSIQKLIVVSSGAAITLNPNWPLDKLKDENCWSDKEFCKENEIWYALAKTEAEEMALEYAKKNGLHVITFCSGAVFGPLLQADVLNITTKFLRYVIKGGPDTINNKFWPIVDVRDVADALLLLYNKAGPYQRYICSEHQIDIKDLVDLMKSMYPSYNYADKLVDVDYKLGMNSHKLKNLGWKPRKLEETLADSVESYEKSGILNAEEEPCRVPYFYRMPPVLE; this comes from the exons ATGGCCTCTTCGCCGCCGTCGTCGCAGCCGCGGGTGTGCGTCACCGGAGCCGGCGGGTACATCGCCTCCTGGCTCGTAAAGCTGCTCCTCGCCCGCGGCTACGCGGTGCACGCCACCGTCCGCGACCCAT GTGATCCAAAGAATGCATGTCTCAAACAACTAGACAAGGCCCTGGAAAATCTCCGTTTGTTCAAGGCAGACATGCTTGACTACGACGCAGTGGCAACTGCGTTTGTCGGGTGCGATGGTGTCTTCCATCTTGCCTCTCCAGTGCCCATAGACAAGATGGTTGATAAAGAG AAAGAGATGATGGCTCCTACTGTTAATGGCACCATGAATGTACTTAAGGCTTGCTCTGCTATGAGCATTCAAAAACTTATTGTGGTTTCATCCGGCGCTGCTATTACTTTGAACCCAAATTGGCCTCTAGATAAACTGAAAGATGAGAATTGTTGGTCAGACAAAGAGTTCTGCAAGGAAAATGAG ATCTGGTATGCCCTTGCCAAGACGGAAGCTGAAGAGATGGCCCTCGAATACGCAAAGAAAAATGGATTACATGTCATTACATTTTGCTCCGGTGCGGTCTTTGGCCCACTGTTGCAGGCTGATGTGCTCAATATTACCACCAAATTCCTCCGCTATGTCATAAAAG GAGGTCCTgacacaataaataacaaattctGGCCCATAGTAGACGTCCGTGATGTTGCTGATGCACTACTGCTGTTATACAACAAGGCAGGACCATATCAGAGGTACATATGTTCAGAACACCAAATCGACATAAAAGATTTGGTGGATTTGATGAAGAGCATGTACCCCAGCTATAACTATGCAGACAA ACTGGTTGATGTGGATTATAAGCTTGGGATGAATTCACATAAACTTAAGAATCTAGGATGGAAACCGAGGAAGTTGGAGGAGACACTTGCAGATAGCGTCGAGTCATATGAGAAATCAGGAATCCTTAATGCGGAGGAGGAACCTTGTCGTGTTCCGTATTTCTACCGTATGCCACCTGTCCTGGAGTGA